In Amycolatopsis endophytica, the following are encoded in one genomic region:
- a CDS encoding LysR family transcriptional regulator has product MEMRVLKYFLAVAEAGSITEGSRRLHVTQPSVSRQLRALEQELGVDLFRRGHGALSLTHAGRRFLDAARDLVLREQMARNAVGLDRIRGTRLTAVAPFTTIIRSLAPFTAERGADHPVIDALECEPVAVFERTRMVNADLGISTVAPPADWASRRLVDVGITAHVSGDHPLAGRSDVEITELARHPLVLMDRTNMARLAFDEAVATAGVDLPEAIEMSSSFMAQGLAAGGRGAAVLTNAPAFGLHAVRIMLDGAQIRLTLHAGWDPSHYATGPISRWIDDFAGWLQHIPDAVHVDDPPGPAAPG; this is encoded by the coding sequence ATGGAGATGCGGGTGCTCAAGTACTTCCTCGCCGTCGCGGAGGCGGGGTCGATCACGGAGGGCTCTCGGCGCCTGCACGTCACCCAGCCGTCGGTGTCGCGCCAGCTCCGCGCGCTGGAGCAGGAGCTCGGCGTCGACCTGTTCCGGCGCGGCCACGGCGCGCTGAGCCTGACGCACGCGGGCAGGCGGTTTCTGGATGCGGCACGGGATCTGGTGCTGCGCGAGCAGATGGCGCGCAACGCCGTGGGCCTGGACCGGATCCGCGGGACGCGGCTGACGGCGGTGGCCCCGTTCACGACGATCATCCGTTCGCTGGCGCCGTTCACCGCCGAACGCGGCGCGGACCACCCGGTGATCGACGCGCTCGAATGCGAGCCGGTCGCGGTGTTCGAGCGCACCCGGATGGTGAACGCCGACCTGGGGATCTCCACTGTCGCGCCGCCCGCGGACTGGGCCTCCCGGCGGCTCGTCGACGTCGGGATCACCGCGCACGTGTCCGGCGATCACCCGCTGGCGGGCCGGTCCGACGTGGAGATCACCGAACTGGCACGGCACCCGCTGGTGCTGATGGACCGCACCAACATGGCCCGGCTGGCCTTCGACGAGGCGGTGGCGACGGCGGGCGTCGACCTGCCCGAGGCGATCGAGATGAGTTCGTCGTTCATGGCGCAGGGCCTGGCCGCGGGCGGACGCGGCGCCGCGGTGCTGACCAACGCCCCGGCCTTCGGCCTGCACGCGGTGCGCATCATGCTCGACGGGGCCCAGATCCGGCTCACCCTGCACGCCGGCTGGGACCCGAGCCACTACGCCACCGGCCCAATCTCGCGCTGGATCGACGATTTCGCCGGATGGCTGCAGCACATCCCGGACGCCGTGCACGTCGACGACCCACCCGGCCCGGCGGCCCCCGGCTGA
- a CDS encoding MFS transporter: MSTSTGPDDETASRQGRRARIAAFVGTAVEWYDFYIFGTAAAIAFGPVFFPTFDTSSALLASFATFWAGFLARPVGGIVFGHLGDRLGRKNTLVATLLIMGLATFGIGVLPGYSTIGVAAPVLLVLLRALQGFAVGGEWGGAVLLATESGPRERTLRGGMFVQQGSPAGNILATLVMTLAALLPDDDFAAWGWRIPFLLSAVLVVIGLVTRLKLEESREFAQRAATAAPVKLPIAELLAHHWRRVVAAVFASALGIGMAYFVSTFMLAYATANLGVGRQVMLNLLLVNAVLQFVWQPLATRLAERFGAVRFMIGTLTATAVLAVPMFLLVGTGNPALILLGIGLSTIAGAGYYAVLAGFLAQAFPVAVRYTGISFAYQLCSTVIGGTTPLLAQLFLNLGGGHWAGVAVFYVVLIGLTAGGVVTLAALTRRSAATAPVTV, from the coding sequence ATGTCCACCAGCACCGGGCCTGACGACGAGACGGCCTCGCGGCAGGGGAGACGTGCCCGCATCGCCGCCTTCGTGGGGACGGCGGTCGAGTGGTACGACTTCTACATCTTCGGGACCGCCGCGGCGATCGCGTTCGGGCCCGTGTTCTTCCCGACCTTCGACACCTCCTCGGCGCTGCTGGCGTCGTTCGCGACGTTCTGGGCCGGGTTCCTCGCGCGGCCGGTGGGCGGCATCGTGTTCGGCCACCTCGGTGACCGGCTGGGGCGGAAGAACACCCTCGTCGCCACCCTGTTGATCATGGGGCTGGCCACCTTCGGCATCGGCGTGCTGCCGGGCTACTCCACGATCGGCGTCGCCGCGCCGGTCCTGCTCGTCCTGCTGCGGGCGCTGCAGGGTTTCGCCGTCGGCGGGGAGTGGGGCGGCGCCGTCCTGCTGGCGACCGAAAGCGGGCCTCGGGAACGCACCCTGCGGGGCGGGATGTTCGTGCAGCAGGGATCCCCGGCAGGCAACATCCTGGCGACCCTGGTCATGACGCTCGCCGCGCTGCTGCCGGACGACGACTTCGCGGCGTGGGGCTGGCGGATCCCGTTCCTGCTGTCGGCCGTGCTCGTCGTGATCGGGCTGGTGACCCGCCTGAAACTCGAAGAGTCGCGGGAGTTCGCCCAGCGCGCCGCGACGGCCGCGCCGGTGAAGCTGCCGATCGCCGAACTGCTCGCCCACCACTGGCGGCGGGTGGTGGCGGCGGTCTTCGCGAGCGCGCTCGGCATCGGCATGGCCTACTTCGTCAGCACGTTCATGCTCGCCTACGCGACGGCGAACCTCGGTGTCGGCCGTCAGGTGATGCTGAACCTGCTGCTCGTCAACGCCGTCCTGCAGTTCGTGTGGCAGCCCCTCGCCACGCGCCTCGCGGAGCGGTTCGGCGCGGTCCGGTTCATGATCGGCACGCTGACCGCCACCGCCGTGCTGGCGGTCCCGATGTTCCTCCTCGTCGGCACCGGCAACCCCGCGCTCATCCTGCTCGGCATCGGTCTCAGCACGATCGCGGGCGCCGGGTACTACGCGGTGCTCGCCGGGTTCCTGGCCCAGGCATTCCCCGTCGCGGTGCGCTACACCGGCATCTCGTTCGCCTACCAGCTCTGCTCGACGGTCATCGGCGGCACGACCCCGTTGCTCGCCCAGCTCTTCCTCAACCTCGGCGGCGGGCACTGGGCCGGGGTGGCGGTGTTCTACGTCGTCCTCATCGGACTCACCGCCGGTGGCGTCGTCACGCTGGCCGCACTCACCAGGCGTTCCGCCGCGACCGCTCCCGTCACCGTCTGA
- a CDS encoding amidohydrolase produces MRIDTILTGARVTTLDPARPRAHSIGILHGRVVGFDEELDGVTADERHDLGGAPVVPGFNDAHLHFSMLGKEMTQLDLSAEAAPTLDALYRRVEEWAAGKPDGAWVIGNGYDQNKIGEHPDRQVLDRIAGGRPVYLVHTSNHMAVANTEAFRRAGHPDPDRVQAPPGGSVVFRDGSNTGLLQEQAATLVSHVLKPVPQEDLVAALEAASAWALRHGLTSVTEPGIGGRLVGHGPADARAFQTAYERGNLRTRVTAMPYTDALHELGPVDTGLAGWGLDLGLRTGIGDEWFRLGPVKIVSDGSLIGRTAAMCCDYRDSPGNRGFLLAEAEALRENILRGHENGWQIATHAIGDHALDVVLGAYEEAQKRLPRPGVRHRIEHVGISSDDQVARIVSAGVIPVPQGRFLSALGDGFLAALGSERVEHAYRMRSFVDAGVELPGSTDAPVVPGEPLLSIHDMVNRRSASGAPIAPDEALTPAQALRAYTIGSAHAVHEETRKGSLGRGKVADLTVLSDDLLSVAPERIGELEVRATMVGGVFGYDAEGVLTLG; encoded by the coding sequence ATGCGCATCGACACCATCCTCACCGGCGCCCGCGTCACCACGCTCGACCCGGCACGGCCGCGGGCGCACTCGATCGGCATCCTGCACGGCAGGGTCGTCGGCTTCGACGAGGAACTCGACGGCGTCACCGCCGACGAGCGGCACGACCTCGGCGGCGCCCCGGTCGTGCCCGGGTTCAACGACGCCCACCTGCACTTCTCCATGCTGGGCAAGGAGATGACGCAGCTCGACCTGTCCGCCGAGGCCGCGCCGACGCTCGACGCGCTCTACCGCCGGGTCGAGGAGTGGGCCGCGGGCAAACCCGACGGCGCCTGGGTCATCGGCAACGGCTACGACCAGAACAAGATCGGGGAGCACCCGGACAGGCAGGTGCTCGACCGCATCGCCGGCGGCCGCCCGGTCTACCTGGTGCACACCTCCAACCACATGGCGGTCGCCAACACGGAGGCGTTCCGGCGCGCCGGGCACCCCGATCCGGACCGGGTGCAGGCGCCGCCCGGCGGCAGCGTCGTGTTCCGCGACGGCTCGAACACCGGTCTGCTGCAGGAACAGGCCGCGACCCTGGTCAGCCACGTGCTCAAACCGGTGCCGCAGGAAGACCTCGTGGCCGCGCTGGAGGCCGCGTCCGCGTGGGCGCTGCGCCACGGCCTGACCAGCGTGACCGAACCGGGGATCGGCGGACGGCTGGTCGGTCACGGACCGGCCGACGCCCGCGCCTTCCAGACCGCCTACGAGCGCGGCAACCTCCGGACGCGCGTCACGGCCATGCCGTACACCGACGCGCTGCACGAACTCGGCCCGGTCGACACCGGACTGGCGGGCTGGGGGCTGGACCTCGGGCTGCGCACCGGCATCGGGGACGAGTGGTTCCGGCTGGGACCGGTGAAGATCGTGTCCGACGGCTCGCTGATCGGCCGGACCGCGGCGATGTGCTGCGACTACCGTGACAGCCCCGGCAACCGCGGTTTCCTGCTCGCCGAGGCCGAAGCGCTGCGGGAGAACATTCTGCGCGGCCACGAAAACGGCTGGCAGATCGCGACGCACGCGATCGGCGACCACGCGCTCGACGTCGTGCTCGGCGCCTACGAGGAGGCCCAGAAGCGCCTGCCGCGACCGGGCGTCCGGCACCGTATCGAACACGTGGGGATCTCCTCGGACGACCAGGTCGCCCGTATCGTGTCGGCGGGCGTGATCCCGGTGCCGCAGGGCAGGTTCCTCTCCGCGCTCGGGGACGGTTTCCTCGCGGCGCTGGGTTCCGAACGCGTGGAACACGCCTACCGGATGCGCAGTTTCGTCGACGCCGGTGTCGAACTGCCGGGCTCGACCGACGCGCCGGTCGTGCCGGGGGAGCCGCTGCTGAGCATCCACGACATGGTCAACCGCCGGTCCGCGTCGGGCGCGCCGATCGCGCCGGACGAAGCGCTCACCCCGGCGCAGGCCCTGCGGGCCTACACGATCGGCTCGGCCCACGCCGTGCACGAGGAGACGCGGAAGGGCTCGCTGGGCAGGGGCAAGGTGGCCGACCTCACGGTGCTGTCCGACGATCTGCTGAGCGTGGCGCCGGAGCGGATCGGTGAGCTGGAGGTGCGGGCCACGATGGTGGGCGGCGTCTTCGGCTACGACGCGGAAGGCGTCCTGACCCTCGGTTGA
- a CDS encoding PadR family transcriptional regulator, with protein sequence MRDVVLALLAKEPAHGYQLDTRLRAALGPLGESLNAGQVYVTLGRLEKAGLVSVESAPDRKTYALTPAGQRRVAEWVAEVSWPRPDLTEFHLKLVAAAAARLADPLAVIDAQRRELLRRLGDAQRAALDEPDESVAGLLLEGVVLRLRADLGWLEACERMWTPRGRNT encoded by the coding sequence GTGCGGGACGTGGTGCTCGCCTTGCTGGCGAAGGAGCCCGCGCACGGCTACCAGCTGGACACGCGGCTGCGTGCGGCGCTCGGGCCGCTGGGCGAGTCGCTCAACGCCGGGCAGGTGTACGTGACGCTGGGCAGGCTGGAGAAGGCCGGTCTGGTCTCGGTGGAGAGCGCGCCGGACCGCAAGACCTACGCGCTGACCCCGGCCGGGCAGCGTCGCGTCGCGGAGTGGGTGGCCGAGGTGAGCTGGCCCAGACCGGACCTGACGGAGTTCCACCTCAAGCTGGTGGCCGCCGCGGCGGCGCGGCTCGCGGACCCGCTCGCGGTGATCGACGCGCAGCGCCGCGAACTGCTGCGCCGCCTCGGGGACGCGCAACGAGCGGCGCTGGACGAGCCCGACGAGTCGGTCGCCGGGTTGCTGCTGGAGGGCGTCGTCCTGCGGCTGCGGGCCGATCTGGGCTGGCTGGAGGCGTGCGAACGGATGTGGACGCCCCGGGGGAGGAACACGTGA
- a CDS encoding ABC transporter ATP-binding protein, whose translation MSRFAVQARRLCKKHGDGPALVRAVDEVNLDVPAGQTLAIMGPSGCGKSTLLHLLGGLERASAGKLWLDGRRIDGLGERALARMRRRSVGFVFQAFHLADELTAVQNVELPALLAGVPPRAARRRAGELLDRVGLTDRAGHLPSAMSGGERQRVAVARALVNEPLVLLADEPTGNLDSAATRAVLRLFGDLRAGGQTLVIVTHDERIAALADRLITMRDGAFVDDVRMPAARPGSLGGLLNLGG comes from the coding sequence GTGAGTCGGTTCGCGGTGCAGGCGCGACGGTTGTGCAAGAAGCACGGCGACGGGCCCGCGCTGGTGCGCGCCGTCGACGAGGTCAACCTGGACGTGCCGGCGGGACAGACACTGGCGATCATGGGGCCCAGCGGGTGCGGCAAGTCGACATTGCTGCACCTGCTCGGCGGGCTGGAACGGGCCAGCGCCGGGAAACTGTGGCTGGACGGCAGGCGGATCGACGGGCTCGGCGAACGGGCGCTGGCCCGGATGCGGCGCCGCTCCGTGGGGTTCGTGTTCCAGGCATTCCATCTCGCCGACGAACTGACCGCGGTGCAGAACGTCGAACTGCCCGCGCTGCTGGCCGGTGTGCCGCCGCGGGCGGCACGGCGGCGGGCGGGTGAACTGCTCGACCGCGTCGGGCTGACGGACCGCGCCGGGCACCTGCCCTCGGCGATGTCGGGCGGCGAGCGCCAGCGGGTGGCGGTCGCGCGTGCCCTGGTCAACGAACCGCTGGTGCTGCTGGCCGACGAGCCGACCGGCAACCTGGACAGTGCCGCCACCCGCGCGGTGCTGCGGTTGTTCGGGGACCTGCGCGCCGGCGGGCAGACGCTGGTGATCGTGACGCACGACGAACGCATCGCGGCACTGGCCGACCGCCTGATCACCATGCGCGACGGCGCGTTCGTCGACGACGTGCGCATGCCCGCCGCGCGGCCGGGCAGCCTCGGCGGACTCCTGAACCTCGGCGGCTGA
- a CDS encoding FtsX-like permease family protein codes for MGQLLLVCRLILADLRRRPVQAAVFLLTVGTAATALAVGLSVAGVTDARYGETRAATAGPDVVAQTEEDDPSALEELEALAHSPDVSVRSGPYPIRYASVTVRGQQARVVVEGRDAAPAALDRPLVTSGTWLSDGAVVVERGFAEALGVRAGDRITVAGREFPVSGIAVTAAHSAFPGAQGTGPHGGPSDYSGLVWLTQTDTRALSAPQSAPAYTMHLRLADPGGAPEFTRDFPHHDDVRLHLHAWQDTATRDSKVFRDTEPALLVGGWLLAVSAVAGAAVLAAVRAAEQTRRVGLLKAVGATPGMVMTVLLAQYLVLALAAAGLGLVAGVLLTPVLAGPSASLLDAAVPVTAGVVLPVLVLAVLVAVASTAGPTVRAARTPTVPALSTVSGAVSPVDPSAGLTALAGKLPVPLLLGLRLVARRPSRVVVGAAGIATVGVAVSAALMVRAQPPQVYDLGGTVLRNLRGEQTDRTILAVTAALLVLAVVNTIIITWSTALDARRTLAVARAFGATPGQVTAALAVAQLPSALGGAVAGVPLGLGLLRVLSVGPGAAPPPAGWLTAAAAGLVVLVAAIATVPAALDARRPVTPVLKAETA; via the coding sequence GTGGGACAACTGCTGCTGGTGTGCCGTCTGATCCTCGCCGACCTGCGCCGCCGCCCGGTGCAGGCGGCCGTCTTCCTGCTCACGGTCGGCACCGCCGCCACGGCGCTCGCGGTGGGCCTGTCCGTGGCCGGGGTGACCGACGCCCGCTACGGCGAGACCCGCGCGGCCACCGCGGGCCCGGATGTCGTGGCGCAGACGGAGGAAGACGACCCGTCCGCCCTCGAAGAACTCGAAGCCCTCGCGCACAGCCCGGACGTGAGCGTCCGGAGTGGACCGTATCCGATCCGGTACGCGTCGGTGACGGTTCGTGGGCAGCAGGCCAGGGTGGTGGTCGAAGGCCGCGATGCCGCCCCCGCGGCCCTCGACCGGCCGCTGGTGACTTCGGGAACCTGGCTCAGCGACGGCGCCGTGGTCGTCGAACGGGGCTTCGCCGAGGCGCTCGGCGTGCGTGCGGGCGACCGGATCACCGTCGCGGGCCGCGAGTTCCCGGTGTCCGGCATCGCCGTGACCGCCGCGCACAGCGCCTTCCCCGGCGCACAGGGGACCGGTCCGCACGGCGGCCCGAGCGACTACAGCGGTCTGGTGTGGCTGACCCAGACGGACACGCGCGCGCTGTCCGCCCCTCAGTCGGCGCCCGCGTACACGATGCACCTGCGGCTGGCCGATCCCGGCGGCGCACCGGAATTCACGCGCGACTTCCCGCACCACGACGACGTGCGGCTGCACCTCCACGCCTGGCAGGACACCGCCACCCGGGACTCGAAGGTGTTCCGGGACACCGAACCGGCGCTCCTCGTCGGCGGCTGGCTGCTCGCGGTGTCCGCGGTCGCGGGGGCGGCCGTGCTGGCCGCGGTGCGGGCGGCCGAACAGACCCGCCGCGTCGGCCTGCTCAAGGCTGTCGGCGCGACACCCGGCATGGTCATGACGGTCCTGCTCGCGCAATACCTGGTCCTCGCGCTGGCCGCGGCCGGCCTCGGGCTGGTCGCGGGGGTCCTCCTGACGCCCGTGCTGGCCGGGCCCAGTGCCAGCCTGCTGGACGCCGCCGTCCCGGTCACGGCCGGGGTGGTGCTGCCGGTGCTGGTGCTGGCCGTGCTGGTCGCGGTGGCGAGCACGGCTGGGCCGACCGTGCGCGCCGCGCGCACCCCCACGGTGCCCGCACTGTCCACTGTGTCCGGTGCGGTGAGCCCGGTGGATCCGTCGGCCGGGCTCACCGCGCTGGCGGGGAAGTTGCCCGTGCCGTTGTTGCTCGGGCTGCGCCTGGTCGCCCGCAGGCCCTCCCGCGTCGTCGTCGGCGCCGCCGGTATCGCGACCGTCGGCGTCGCGGTCAGCGCGGCGCTCATGGTGCGGGCCCAGCCACCGCAGGTCTACGACCTCGGGGGGACCGTCCTGAGGAACCTGCGTGGTGAGCAGACCGACCGCACGATACTGGCCGTCACCGCGGCGCTGCTCGTGCTGGCCGTCGTCAACACGATCATCATCACCTGGTCCACGGCCCTGGACGCGCGGCGGACGCTGGCCGTGGCGCGGGCGTTCGGCGCGACCCCGGGCCAGGTCACCGCGGCGCTGGCGGTCGCCCAGCTCCCGTCCGCGCTGGGTGGTGCCGTCGCGGGCGTGCCACTCGGCCTCGGGCTGCTGCGGGTGCTCTCCGTCGGCCCGGGTGCGGCCCCGCCCCCGGCCGGATGGCTGACGGCCGCGGCGGCCGGCCTGGTGGTGCTGGTCGCCGCGATCGCCACGGTGCCCGCCGCCCTCGACGCGCGCCGCCCGGTCACGCCCGTGCTCAAGGCCGAGACCGCGTAA
- a CDS encoding DUF4097 family beta strand repeat-containing protein has product MRTFATTAPVTVALAVPAGRVHLAATEHADTTVEVLPANPAKGRDVRTAEETTVTFADGVLRITAPEPTRGTGSLDIAVGLPAGSRVTARTAAAELRTTGHLGDLTFEGAYRHVEIDEADTVHLTATDGDIRVRRLHGDADISTARGDIRVTEAMSGKVVLHTQYGDIEIGTAAEVSATLDAGTGTGRIRNALTNTGSAGLAIRATTGHGDISAR; this is encoded by the coding sequence ATGCGCACCTTCGCCACCACCGCCCCGGTCACCGTCGCACTGGCCGTCCCCGCCGGGCGCGTCCACCTCGCCGCCACCGAGCACGCGGACACCACCGTCGAGGTGCTGCCCGCCAACCCCGCCAAGGGCCGCGACGTCCGTACCGCCGAGGAGACCACGGTCACCTTCGCCGACGGTGTCCTGCGGATCACCGCTCCCGAACCCACCCGCGGCACCGGGTCCCTCGACATCGCCGTCGGGCTGCCCGCCGGTTCCCGGGTGACGGCCAGGACCGCCGCCGCCGAGCTCCGCACCACCGGCCACCTGGGCGACCTCACCTTCGAGGGCGCCTACCGCCACGTCGAGATCGACGAGGCCGACACCGTCCACCTCACCGCCACCGACGGCGACATCCGGGTCCGGCGCCTCCACGGCGACGCCGACATCAGCACCGCCCGCGGCGACATCCGCGTCACCGAGGCGATGAGCGGCAAGGTCGTCCTGCACACCCAGTACGGCGACATCGAGATCGGCACCGCGGCGGAGGTTTCGGCCACGCTCGACGCCGGCACCGGCACCGGCCGCATCCGCAACGCACTCACCAACACCGGCAGCGCCGGCCTCGCCATCCGGGCCACCACCGGCCACGGCGACATCAGCGCCCGCTGA
- a CDS encoding aldo/keto reductase: MRMRPLGRTGIRVSPYCLGTMMFGQAGNPDRDDCARIVHRALDAGINFIDTADVYGPHGMSEEFVGAALAGRRDDVVLATKFTGPMGEDPNRRGGSRRWIVTAVEDSLRRLRTDHIDLYQVHHPDPHTDIEETLSALTDLVRAGKVRAIGTSNLPAAEIVEAQWTAERAGLQRFRTEQPTYSILNRGIEREVLPVCRHYGMGVLVWSPLSMGLLTGRYRKGAAVDNPRRMRWVPAHMTDERKLDAVEALLAVAAEAGLPLTHLAMAFAVAHPGVTSAIIGPRTLSHLDDLLAGAPVTLGDDVLDRIDDIVAPGTDLGPLDVAYVPPALEDPALRRRPVEDRRAA; the protein is encoded by the coding sequence ATGAGGATGCGCCCACTCGGCCGCACCGGAATCCGGGTCAGCCCCTACTGCCTCGGCACCATGATGTTCGGCCAGGCGGGGAACCCCGACCGCGACGACTGCGCCCGGATCGTCCACCGCGCACTGGACGCCGGGATCAACTTCATCGACACCGCCGACGTCTACGGACCGCACGGCATGTCGGAGGAGTTCGTGGGCGCCGCGCTCGCCGGCCGTCGCGACGACGTGGTGCTGGCCACCAAATTCACCGGCCCGATGGGCGAGGACCCCAACCGCCGCGGCGGTTCGCGACGCTGGATCGTCACCGCGGTCGAGGACTCGCTGCGGCGGCTGCGCACCGACCACATCGATCTCTACCAGGTCCACCACCCCGATCCGCACACCGACATCGAGGAAACCCTGTCCGCGCTGACCGATCTCGTCCGCGCCGGCAAGGTCCGCGCCATCGGCACCTCCAACCTCCCGGCGGCGGAGATCGTCGAGGCGCAGTGGACCGCCGAGAGGGCCGGGCTGCAGCGATTCCGCACCGAGCAGCCCACGTACTCGATCCTCAACCGTGGTATCGAACGCGAGGTCCTGCCCGTGTGCCGGCACTACGGCATGGGCGTCCTGGTCTGGAGCCCGCTGTCGATGGGCCTGCTCACCGGCCGCTACCGCAAGGGCGCGGCCGTGGACAACCCACGGCGGATGCGCTGGGTCCCCGCGCACATGACCGACGAGCGCAAACTCGACGCGGTGGAGGCGCTGCTCGCGGTGGCGGCGGAGGCGGGTCTTCCGCTGACGCACCTGGCGATGGCCTTCGCCGTCGCCCACCCCGGTGTCACGTCGGCCATCATCGGCCCGCGCACCCTGTCCCATCTCGACGACCTGCTGGCCGGCGCCCCGGTCACGCTCGGCGACGACGTGCTCGACCGGATCGACGACATCGTCGCGCCCGGAACGGACCTCGGCCCGCTCGACGTGGCCTACGTGCCCCCTGCGCTCGAAGACCCGGCACTGCGCCGTCGCCCCGTGGAGGACCGCCGGGCGGCGTGA
- a CDS encoding VOC family protein, with the protein MSVTTTTHLNFRGDARAALEFYQSVFGGDLAVVTYEDAGAVQEESEAGQVMWGQVLAAGGFHVMAYDVPASLGYQQGENSFFVSVRGETVEEITGYWEKLTKGSAVVVPLGPAGWAAAYGMLRDRFGVVWVLDVVSGHSA; encoded by the coding sequence TTGTCCGTCACCACCACGACCCACCTGAACTTCCGCGGCGATGCCCGTGCGGCGCTGGAGTTCTACCAGTCCGTGTTCGGCGGCGACCTCGCCGTCGTCACGTACGAAGACGCCGGGGCCGTCCAGGAGGAGTCCGAAGCCGGCCAGGTGATGTGGGGCCAGGTGCTCGCCGCCGGCGGCTTCCACGTGATGGCCTACGACGTGCCCGCGAGCCTGGGCTACCAGCAGGGTGAGAACTCGTTCTTCGTCTCCGTGCGCGGCGAGACCGTCGAGGAGATCACCGGCTACTGGGAGAAGCTCACCAAGGGATCGGCCGTCGTGGTCCCGCTCGGCCCGGCGGGCTGGGCCGCGGCCTACGGGATGCTGCGCGACCGCTTCGGTGTCGTCTGGGTCCTCGACGTCGTCAGCGGGCACAGCGCCTGA
- a CDS encoding helix-turn-helix transcriptional regulator, which translates to MPKTSARLLALLSLLQARRDWPGALLAERLEVSPRTVRRDVDRLRELGYPIETTKGPDGGYRLGAGTQLPPLLFDDEQAVALAVALRIATTSGAGIAEAAVRALNTVRQVMPARLRHRIDTVRITAVERPGAPAADSAVLTAISGAVHAREVLRFDYAGTGPPRRVEPHHLVVRGGRWYLVAWDLDRRDWRTFRADRISPRTPAGPRFTPRDLPGGDVAAFVADRFSGGAPCRGEVILHLPAAEVSPFVADGIVEELGPDRCLLVLTSWSWTALAAALGRFDTDIEVVGPAELRDAFAVLARRYARTARGQ; encoded by the coding sequence ATGCCGAAAACTTCCGCCCGGCTGCTCGCACTGCTGTCACTGCTGCAGGCACGCCGCGACTGGCCGGGGGCGCTGCTGGCCGAACGCCTGGAGGTCAGTCCGCGCACCGTGCGCCGCGACGTCGACCGCCTGCGTGAGCTCGGCTACCCCATCGAGACCACCAAGGGCCCGGACGGCGGTTACCGGCTCGGCGCGGGCACGCAACTGCCGCCGCTGCTGTTCGACGACGAGCAGGCCGTCGCACTGGCCGTCGCGCTGCGGATCGCGACCACGTCCGGCGCCGGTATCGCGGAAGCCGCGGTGCGTGCGCTGAACACGGTCCGGCAGGTCATGCCCGCGCGGCTGCGTCACCGCATCGACACCGTCCGGATCACCGCCGTCGAGCGGCCCGGGGCGCCCGCGGCCGACTCTGCCGTGCTGACGGCGATCAGTGGTGCCGTCCACGCCCGCGAAGTGCTGCGCTTCGACTACGCCGGCACGGGCCCGCCGCGCCGGGTGGAGCCGCACCACCTCGTCGTCAGGGGTGGCCGCTGGTACCTCGTCGCGTGGGACCTCGATCGCCGCGACTGGCGCACCTTCCGCGCCGACCGGATCAGCCCGCGCACCCCTGCCGGCCCGCGTTTCACCCCACGTGACCTGCCCGGCGGCGACGTGGCCGCGTTCGTCGCGGACAGGTTCTCCGGCGGCGCGCCCTGCCGTGGCGAGGTGATCCTCCACCTGCCCGCGGCCGAGGTGTCACCGTTCGTGGCGGACGGGATCGTCGAGGAACTCGGCCCGGACCGCTGCCTGCTCGTTCTGACCTCGTGGTCCTGGACGGCACTGGCCGCCGCACTCGGCCGGTTCGACACCGACATCGAGGTCGTCGGACCGGCCGAGCTGCGGGACGCCTTCGCGGTGCTGGCGCGGCGCTACGCCAGGACCGCCCGGGGTCAGTGA